A genomic window from Salvia hispanica cultivar TCC Black 2014 chromosome 5, UniMelb_Shisp_WGS_1.0, whole genome shotgun sequence includes:
- the LOC125190840 gene encoding piezo-type mechanosensitive ion channel homolog isoform X1: MASILGGFVLPFLLLTAGLLNWSLISFINLTTSLVLRFTAPKRGFRFKGRVLSLWFVFIFAVFVIFLQVVFLALCATRDPEWSMADAWWIKLLGLMKFQSWRCPKVVYFLVVESLVGFVALTEINRNKFGFIEYGGSFCGLQDSFWGYISSVINQIGYHVRLASCFSLPAVQLVSGISYPSWLSLPFFICSCVGLVDWSLTSNFLGLFRWWKLLWSYAGFVISLLYVYQLPVRFPNMFQVICDSIGLYKISLDSDWQQICSGTSLMVFYYMLSCVKHDLEDTEFIMSMEEGSLTEQLLPSRNSFFVRQLRSGVRHTNILLRGPIFRIFSINWFTYGYPISLFALSYWSFHFASICAFGLLAYVGYVMYAFPSVFHLHHLNGLLLVFILLWAVSTYIFNVAFAYVNWKLGKDMEIWEMVGLWHYPIPGFFLLAQFCLGVLVALGNLVSNSVFLCLSNEEGRFSAESETEEVKEGAKVLVVATIAWVTRKASRPIMLLLIFLIATKPGFIHAVYMMFFVGYLLSHKIDKRMRQSLILLCEAHFAILYILQLNLVSTKLYQESSISLEVLSQLGLVETNSPWNRLEIALLACFCAIHNHGFDMLFSFSAIVQHTPCLPVGFSILKAGLNKSVLLTVYTNSDIRDCYGSHDHERKVALYLSAIGRKFLSVYRSFGTYIAFLTILIAVHLVRPNYISFGYIFLLLIWITGRQLVEKTKRRLWFPLKIYAIGVFIFIYLLGIFPTFESWMSTKIDLSVCFGYTIEASLLDNLQESLAIMIVMQLYSYERRKSKHMKSEDIAPLQPGILGLVKRFLIWHSQKILFVTLFYASISPISASGFLYLLGLVLCSAMPKESRIPSKSFLAYTGFLVTVEYIFQIWGKRVNMFPGQKHHDLSIFFGLMVYKPNFQGLQEGLRAKVLVIAACTLQYNVFHWLESMPSLHLYVGQSEEPCPLFVSARDDFTAISSLNGESQPIPENELPEQRTGEGFWSSPRRFADNYSPNFATLRSTLSGSYRKYSLDNIWDTLTENHIWKKKRIVALRQERFEMQKTTLKVYLKFWIENMFNLFGLEINMITLLLASFALLNSISMLYIACIAICILLPRPTISKLWPIFVLLSATILLAEYLAMWKNMMPLSQRVLTETNARCHECWKNSRVYFQYCEKCWLGLIVDDPRMLICYFVVFMLACFKLRSDHSFNFSWSFTYEQMVAQRKNAFVWRDLSFETKSMWTFFDYLRVYCYCHLLDLVLALMLITGTLEYDILHLGYLGFALIFFRMRLTILKKKNNIFNFLRVYNFTVIFLSLAYQSPFIGGFRSGKCQTVDYIYEVIGFYKYDYGFRITSRSVLVEIIIFILVSCQSYMFSSSEFDYVFRYLEAEQIGAIVREQEKKAAWKNEQLQHIRKAEENKRQRNLQVEKMKSEMLNLQIQLHGTKSIIARGSVSPGSEGVRRRKTASLNVQDFVNLEKQNSNVVPDPGFPLNVHESTRTVRVENPLSLDVSKSLLDASLSEDTDQDEFTDENILYSLDNSRRGKNQSVENPLASAVQLLGDSVCQVQSIGNQAVSNLITFLNISSEDLCETSDMEERQTQDAKHRNSSCSSSLQSEKSRTSESASLQIGLIISHIWSRMQSNNDVVCYCCFILVFLWNFSLLSMVYLAGLFLYALCVNTGPNYVFWIIMLIYTEFYILIQYLYQIMIQHCGFTIQSEHLHEWGFPTKKIKSSFVISLLPLFLVYLFTLIQCSITAKDGEWFSVGHKNSRWGLRNQNDIDFSSDWSDKLEKVFESIKRAVEMVIGGCSKYWKSLTQEAESPPYFVQLSMDVKSWPKDGIQPERIESGINRLLQLVHEEYCKSEKPGNCICASKVQIQSIEKSTEDANVTLAVFEVVYASPLTECKPAEQFNSLTPAADVAKQILKAKRMGLAEKVGFPYPMISVIGGGKREVDLYAYIFGADLIVFFLVAMFYQSVIKNKSEILEYYQLEDQFPKEFVFILMVIFFLIVVDRIIYLCSFATGKVIFYLFNFILSTRSVSDYAWNIDTTQHNAAGFALRAIYLMKAISLALQAMQIRDGVPYKSTLYRQFLTSEVSHVNFLGYRLYRALPFLYELRCVLDWSCTTTSLTMYDWLKLEDINASLYLVKCDNVLNRAIHKQGDKQPQMTKFCNGICLFFILICVIWAPMLMYSSGNPTNIANPINDASFQFDIKTAAGRLTLYQTTLCERLGWDELNKNANFDPQHYLDSYNQNDIQFICCKGDASTLWLVPEVVQKQFVRSLNSSDMDMKFSWVLSRDRPKGKERVKYERSIDSSDLPKPSDVEGVFNGSLNSFRISNIYPRFFRVTGSGEVRPFEQEVSDVTADLVLHHGSSQWWSFHDVNSLDAYGCGSLSGPMAVVVSEETPQGILGETLSKFSIWGLYITFVLAVGRFIRLQCSDLRMRIPFENLPSCDRLIAICEDIYAARAEGELGVEEVLYWTLVKIYRSPHMLLEYTKPD; encoded by the exons ATGGCAAGCATTTTGGGTGGGTTTGTGTTGCCATTTCTTCTTTTGACAG CCGGGTTACTGAATTGGAGCTTGATTTCGTTCATTAATTTGACGACTTCTCTTGTTTTGCGATTTACCGCCCCAAAAAGAG GGTTTCGATTCAAAGGAAGGGTTCTATCCTTATGGTTTGTTTTCATATTCGCggtatttgttatatttttgcaAGTGGTTTTTCTTGCTCTATGTGCTACTCGGGATCCGGAATGGAGCATGGCAGATGCCTGGTGGATAAAGCTACTAGGTTTAATGAA GTTTCAATCATGGAGATGTCCAAAGGTCGTTTATTTCCTGGTTGTAGAATCATTAGTTGGATTCGTTGCTCTAACTGAGATCAATAGAAACAAATTCGGCTTTATAGAATATGGAGGTTCTTTCTGTGGCTTACAGGATTCTTTCTGGGGTTATATATCTTCAGTTATTAATCAAATAG GTTATCATGTTAGGTTAGCTTCTTGCTTCTCGCTGCCTGCTGTTCAATTGGTCTCCGGGATCAGCTATCCTTCTTGGCTATCTTTACCGTTTTTCATTTGCAGCTGTGTTGGTCTTGTTGATTGGTCTTTAACAAGCAACTTTTTAGGTCTGTTCAG GTGGTGGAAACTGCTCTGGTCATATGCTGGTTTCGTCATTAGCCTGCTTTATGTATATCAGCTCCCTGTCCGGTTTCCAAATATGTTTCAAGTGATTTGTGATTCTATTGGTCTGTACAAAATTTCTCTGGATTCTGACTGGCAGCAAATATGTTCTGGTACTTCCCTGATGGTCTTCTATTATATG CTCTCTTGTGTGAAGCATGATTTGGAAGACACGGAATTCATAATGTCCATGGAAGAAGGGAGCTTGACAGAACAACTTCTTCCCTCGagaaattctttttttgttcGCCAGTTGAG GTCTGGTGTAAGGCATACCAATATACTATTACGGGGACCCATTTTCAGGATTTTTAGCATCAACTGGTTTACTTATGGCTACCCT ATATCCTTGTTCGCTCTTTCATATTGGAGCTTCCACTTTGCAAGTATCTGTGCATTTGGATTACTTGCATATGTTGGGTACGTTATGTATGCTTTTCCTTCCGTGTTCCATCTTCACCATTTGAATGGGCTGCTTCTCGTCTTCATTCTCTTGTGGGCTGTGAGCACATATATTTTCAATGTGGCATTTGCATATGTGAACTGGAAACTTGGCAAG GATATGGAGATCTGGGAGATGGTTGGGCTGTGGCACTATCCGATACCGGGCTTCTTCCTTTTAGCACAGTTTTGTCTTGGGGTTCTTGTAGCTCTTGGTAATCTTGTAAGTAATTCAGTATTTCTGTGCCTATCAAATGAGGAAGGGCGATTCTCTGCTGAGAGTGAGACCGAGGAAG tGAAAGAAGGTGCAAAAGTCTTAGTGGTGGCTACAATTGCTTGGGTGACGCGCAAAGCTTCTAGGCCAATAATGCTACTGCTTATTTTCCTAATCGCCACCAAACCTGGTTTCATCCATGCGGTTTATA tGATGTTCTTTGTTGGCTATCTTTTGAGCCATAAGATTGATAAAAGGATGCGTCAATCGCTTATTCTTTTGTGTGAGGCTCATTTTGCGATTTTATACATTCTTCAGCTAAATCTGGTTTCCACAAAACTGTACCAGGAAAGCTCCATAAGTTTGGAAGTGCTATCACAGCTAG GTCTTGTTGAAACCAACAGCCCCTGGAACCGTCTGGAGATAGCTCTGCTTGCATGCTTTTGTGCCATTCATAACCATGGATTTGATATGTTGTTCTCGTTTTCTGCTATTGTTCAGCACACGCCTTGTCTTCCTGTCGGATTCAGCATCCTGAAAGCCGGTTTAAACAAATCAGTTCTTTTAACAGTGTATACCAACTCGGATATCAGAGATTGTTACGGGAGTCATGACCACG AGAGAAAGGTGGCATTGTATCTCAGTGCTATCGGAAGGAAGTTCTTGTCTGTATACAGATCATTTGGAACATACATTGCGTTTCTCACCATCCTTATAGCCGTGCACCTAGTGAGGCCAAATTACATATCATTTGGTTATATCTTCCTTCTCCTTATCTGGATCACAGGCAGACAGCTGGTGGAGAAGACAAAACGACGCCTCTGGTTTCCCCTCAAAATATACGCTATTGGAGTTTTTATCTTCATCTACTTGCTAGGCATCTTCCCCACTTTTGAATCATGGATGTCGACAAAGATTGATCTCTCTGTTTGTTTCGGTTACACTATTGAAGCTTCTCTTTTAGACAATCTTCAAGAGTCTCTAGCAATTATGATCGTCATGCAGCTTTACAGCtatgaaagaagaaaaagcaaACACATGAAATCGGAAGATATAGCTCCTTTGCAGCCCGGAATATTGGGGTTGGTCAAACGGTTTCTGATATGGCACAGTCAGAAGATATTGTTTGTTACTCTCTTCTATGCATCAATATCTCCAATAAGCGCATCCGGCTTTCTTTACCTTCTCGGTCTAGTTCTCTGCTCAGCAATGCCTAAAGAGTCGAGAATCCCATCTAAATCATTCCTAGCTTACACAGGGTTCTTGGTGACtgttgaatatatatttcagATATGGGGTAAAAGAGTTAATATGTTTCCTGGGCAGAAACACCATGATTTGTCCATTTTCTTCGGCTTAATGGTTTATAAACCGAATTTCCAGGGCCTACAAGAAGGTTTGAGGGCAAAAGTGCTCGTGATTGCTGCATGCACGcttcaatataatgttttCCATTGGCTTGAAAGCATGCCTAGTTTGCATTTGTATGTAGGTCAATCAGAGGAGCCTTGCCCTTTGTTTGTTTCAGCAAGAGACGATTTCACTGCCATTTCATCTTTGAATGGGGAGAGCCAGCCCATACCTGAAAATGAGCTGCCCGAACAAAGGACTGGAGAGGGCTTTTGGTCGTCTCCTAGGCGTTTTGCCGATAATTATTCTCCGAATTTTGCTACCCTCAGAAGCACTCTAAGTGGAAGCTACAGAAAATACTCACTTGATAATATCTGGGATACCCTTACAGAGAACCatatttggaaaaagaaaaggattgTTGCCTTGAGGCAAGAGAGATTTGAAATGCAGAAGACAACACTGAAAGTTTATTTGAAGTTTTGGATTGAGAATATGTTCAACCTGTTTGGTCTTGAGATCAATATGATTACACTGCTACTCGCCAGTTTTGCTCTGTTAAACTCCATATCTATGCTATACATTGCCTGTATAGCGATCTGCATTTTGTTGCCACGTCCCACCATTAGCAAGCTGTGGCCTATATTCGTCCTTCTCTCTGCCACTATTCTTTTAGCAGAATACTTGGCCATGTGGAAGAATATGATGCCCCTTAGCCAACGTGTCTTGACCGAGACCAATGCACGTTGCCACGAATGTTGGAAGAACTCACGTGTATACTTCCAGTACTGTGAAAAATGCTGGCTGG GGTTAATTGTTGATGATCCTCGGATGCTGATATGTTATTTTGTGGTCTTCATGCTCGCATGTTTCAAACTCCGTTCGGATCATTCATTTAACTTCTCCTGGTCATTCACATACGAGCAGATGGTTGCACAGCGTAAGAATGCTTTTGTTTGGCGAGACCTCTCATTTGAGACCAAGAGCATGTGGACGTTCTTCGATTATCTGAGGGTTTACTGCTACTGTCATCTCTTAGATCTAGTGCTCGCGTTGATGTTGATAACGGGAACCTTGGAGTACGACATTCTGCACCTCGGATATCTCGGATTCGCTCTCATTTTCTTCCGCATGAGGCTCACTatactgaaaaagaaaaacaatatcTTCAATTTCCTGCGTGTCTACAATTTCACAGTGATTTTCCTCTCTCTGGCTTATCAGTCTCCATTTATCGGTGGTTTCAGATCGGGGAAGTGTCAAACtgttgattatatatatgagGTGATAGGATTTTACAAGTATGATTATGGTTTTCGGATTACCTCTAGGTCTGTTTTGGTTGAGATCATCATTTTCATCCTGGTCTCATGCCAATCATACATGTTTTCTTCCTCGGAGTTTGATTATGTGTTCCGATATCTTGAGGCGGAGCAAATTGGCGCGATTGTGAGGGAGCAAGAGAAGAAGGCTGCTTGGAAGAACGAGCAGCTGCAGCATATACGCAAAGCTGAGGAGAACAAACGCCAGCGGAACTTGCAAGTGGAGAAGATGAAATCCGAGATGCTGAACCTGCAGATTCAGCTCCATGGTACAAAATCCATCATTGCTCGTGGCAGTGTCTCACCTGGTAGTGAAGGAGTGAGAAGGAGGAAAACTGCTTCCCTCAATGTGCAGGACTTTGTTAATCTTGAGAAACAGAACAGCAATGTTGTTCCTGATCCAGGCTTCCCACTAAACGTGCATGAATCTACCAGGACCGTTCGAGTGGAAAACCCATTATCTTTAGACGTTTCAAAGAGCTTACTCGATGCTTCTCTTAGTGAGGATACTGATCAGGATGAGTTCACAGATGAAAATATTCTTTATAGTTTAGACAACTCGAGAAGAGGTAAAAACCAATCGGTGGAGAACCCTCTGGCTTCTGCTGTGCAGTTATTAGGTGACAGTGTTTGCCAAGTGCAGTCAATTGGAAACCAAGCAGTCAGCAATCTCATAACTTTTTTGAACATTTCATCGGAAGATCTATGTGAAACCTCGGACATGGAAGAGAGGCAGACACAAGATGCAAAACACAGAAACTCAAGCTGCTCTTCATCATTGCAGTCTGAGAAGAGTAGAACTTCAGAGTCTGCAAGTCTGCAGATTGGACTGATCATCTCTCACATTTGGTCGCGCATGCAATCTAATAACGACGTCGTTTGTTACTGTTGTTTCATTCTGGTTTTCCTTTGGAATTTCAGTCTGCTTTCCATGGTATACTTGGCTGGATTGTTCCTATATGCGCTCTGCGTGAACACAGGGCCAAACTACGTGTTCTGGATTATCATGCTAATCTATACTGAGTTCTACATTCTGATTCAGTACCTGTATCAGATAATGATCCAGCATTGTGGTTTCACCATCCAGTCAGAACACCTGCATGAATGGGGCTTTCcaacaaaaaagataaaatcatCGTTCGTTATCAGTTTACTGCCTCTGTTTTTGGTGTATCTGTTTACTCTGATACAGTGCTCTATAACAGCAAAAGATGGTGAGTGGTTTTCGGTAGGACATAAGAATTCCCGATGGGGATTACGCAACCAAAATGACATTGATTTCAGTTCCGACTGGAGTGATAAATTGGAGAAGGTTTTTGAATCAATAAAACGAGCGGTTGAAATGGTCATTGGTGGATGTTCCAAATACTGGAAATCTTTGACACAAGAAGCAGAATCTCCTCCATACTTCGTTCAGCTCTCTATGGATGTCAAATCATGGCCGAAGGATGGAATTCAACCAGAAAGGATTGAATCCGGAATAAATAGGCTGCTGCAGCTCGTACATGAGGAATACTGTAAAAGTGAGAAGCCTGGTAACTGCATCTGTGCCAGCAAGGTTCAGATCCAAAGCATTGAGAAAAGTACTGAGGATGCGAACGTGACATTAGCTGTTTTTGAGGTGGTCTATGCCTCTCCACTTACCGAATGTAAACCAGCAGAGCAGTTCAATTCTCTCACTCCAGCAGCCGATGTAGCAAAGCAGATCCTCAAAGCTAAACGCATGGGACTTGCTGAAAAAGTTGGATTCCCGTATCCTATGATTTCAGTAATTGGAGGTGGAAAGAGAGAAGTTGATCTTTATGCATATATCTTCGGGGCTGATTTGATCGTCTTCTTCCTGGTTGCTATGTTCTATCAGTCcgttataaaaaataaaagtgaaattctAGAGTATTATCAACTCGAGGATCAGTTCCCAAAAGAATTTGTATTTATTCTAATG gtaatttttttcttgattgttGTTGATCGCATCATATACCTATGTTCGTTTGCAACGGGGAAAGTCATCTTCTACCTGTTCAACTTCATTCTTTCTACGCGTTCAGTCTCTGATTATGCTTGGAATATAGATACGACCCAGCATAATGCTGCTGGTTTCGCTCTTCGGGCAATCTACCTTATGAAAGCAATATCTCTGGCATTACAAGCAATGCAAATTCGAGATGGTGTTCCTTACAAAAGCACGTTGTATCGCCAGTTCCTCACGAGTGAAGTTTCTCATGTCAATTTTCTAGGATACAGGCTGTATCGCGCCTTGCCTTTTCTGTATGAACTGAGATGTGTCCTAGATTGGTCGTGCACGACTACGTCATTGACAATGTATGACTGGTTGAAG TTGGAGGACATCAATGCAAGTTTATACCTTGTCAAGTGCGACAATGTTCTAAACAGAGCTATTCATAAACAAGGAGATAAACAACCACAGATGACTAAGTTTTGCAATGGCATCTGTTTGTTCTTCATATTGATATGTGTCATTTGGGCTCCAATGCTG ATGTACAGCAGTGGCAATCCAACAAATATAGCAAATCCAATCAATGACGCCAGTTTCCAGTTCGACATCAAGACAGCTGCTGGAAGACTGACCTTGTATCAGACAACTCTTTGTGAGAGACTAGGATGGGATGAACTCAACAAAAATGCGAATTTCGATCCCCAGCATTACTTGGACTCTTACAATCAAAATGACATTCAATTCATTTGTTGCAAAGGTGATGCGAGCACACTGTGGCTCGTCCCTGAAGTTGTCCAGAAGCAGTTTGTCCGGTCTCTCAATAGTAGCGACATGGACATGAAGTTTTCTTGGGTTCTTTCAAGGGACCGGCCAAAGGGAAAGGAAAGAGTGAAATACGAAAGAAGTATCGACTCATCTGACCTTCCAAAGCCATCAGATGTCGAGGGGGTCTTCAATGGCTCCTTGAACAGCTTTAGGATTTCCAACATTTATCCGAGATTTTTCAGGGTCACGGGCTCTGGAGAAGTCAGGCCTTTCGAGCAGGAG GTGAGCGATGTTACAGCAGACCTCGTCTTGCATCATGGCAGTTCCCAGTGGTGGTCCTTCCACGATGTCAACTCTTTGGATGCGTATGGTTGTGGTAGCTTGTCAGGGCCAATGGCTGTCGTTGTTTCGGAGGAAACCCCAC AGGGAATTCTCGGTGAGACCTTGAGCAAATTCAGCATTTGGGGTCTCTACATCACATTTGTGCTAGCAGTTGGCCGCTTCATCCGGTTACAATGCTCCGACCTACGAATGAGAATACCCTTCGAGAACCTTCCTTCCTGCGACAG GCTAATAGCGATATGTGAGGATATTTACGCTGCAAGAGCAGAGGGGGAGCTTGGAGTCGAGGAGGTTCTGTATTGGACGCTCGTGAAGATTTACAGGTCACCTCATATGTTGCTTGAGTACACGAAGCCCGACTAG